The genomic segment CTCGACCGTGGCACCGAGCCGCTTGGCGGCATCGGTCAGTGACTCACGGTCGGGCACGGCGGCCTCGTCGGCCAGCACCACGTCCAGGGCGAGTTTAGGGGCGTGTCGGGCCAAAACCTCCAAATGACGCTGCGGAGAGAACCCCTCGGTTTCTCCCGGTTGCGGCGCGAGGTTGAGCGAGAGGACCTTGCGGGCCTTCGTCTCGGTGAGCGCGTCGAGCAGTTCGGGGACCAGGAGGTGCGGGATCACCGAGGAGAACCAGGAGCCCGGACCGAGGACTACCCAGTCCGCGTCGAGCACGGCGGCGACCGCTTCCGGGACCGCCGGCGGGTCGTGCGGGACGACGTGCACGGACTGGACCTCGCCGGGCGTGAGGGCGACCGTGGCCTGCCCTCGCACGGTGTCCACGTCGTCCGGACGCTCCGGGTCGTGGCCCCTGACCAGGGCCTGGAGCTCCAGCGGCACGGCCGACATGGGCAGCACGCGGCCCTGCGCGCCGAGCAGCCTGCCGACGAGGTCGAGCGCCTGCACGTGGTCGCCCAGCTGCTCCCACAGGGCGACGATCAGCAGATTGCCGACCGCGTGTTCGTGCAGGTCGCCCTTGGACTGGAAGCGGTGCTGGATGACGCGGGACCAGGTCTGCCCCCAGTCGTCGTCGCCGCAGAGCGCGGCGAGGGCCTTGCGCAGGTCGCCGGGGGGCAGCACGCCCAGCTCGTCGCGGAGCCGGCCGCTGGAGCCGCCGTCGTCGGCGACCGTGACGACGGCGGTGAGGTCTCCGGCGCCGGTGATGCGGCGCAGCGCGGCGAGCGAGGCGGACAGGCCCATGCCACCGCCGAGGGCGACCACCTTCGGCTGGGTGCCCCGTTTGCGGCCCAGCCTGCTCAGGCGGACGCTCCGGCGGTTCGGGGTCATTCGCGCCCCATGTCCCGGTGGACGATGACCGTCTCCACGCCCTCGGACGCCAGGCGCGCCGCGAGCTTCTCCGACATGGCGACGGAGCGGTGCTTGCCGCCCGTGCAGCCGACCGCGATCGTCACGTAGCGCTTGCCCTCGCGGCGGTAGCCCGCGGCGATGAGCTGGAGCATCTCCGCGTACCTGTCGAGGAACTCCTTGGCACCCGGCTGGTTGAAGACGTACGCCGCCACCTCTTCGTTGAGGCCGGTGTACTGGCGCAGCTCGGGGACCCAGTGGGGGTTCGGCAGGAAGCGCATGTCCACGACCAGGTCGGCGTCGACCGGCAGGCCGTACTTGAAGCCGAAGGACATGACGGTGGCCCGCAGCTCGGGCTCCTCCTCGCCCGCGAACGAGGCGTCCATCTTGGCCCGCAGCTCGTGCACGTTCAGGCTGGAGGTGTCGATGACCAGGTCGGCGTCGCCGCGCAGCTCGCGCAGCAGGTCGCGCTCGGCCGCGATGCCGTCGACGATGCGGCCGTCGCCCTGCAGCGGGTGCGGGCGGCGGACCGACTCGAAGCGGCGGACCAGGGCCTCGTCGGAGGACTCCAGGAAGACGATGCGCCGGGTGACGTTCTTCGACTCCAGCTCGGCGAGGGACTCGCGGAGGTTGTCGAAGAACCGCCTGCCGCGCACGTCGACGACGACCGCGATACGGGCGACGTTGCCCTGCGAGCGGGCGCCGAGCTCCACCATCGTGGGGATCAGCGCGGGCGGCAGGTTGTCGACCACGAACCAGCCGAGGTCCTCCAGGCACTTCGCGGCGGTGCTCCGTCCGGCGCCGGACATGCCCGAGATGATCACCAGCTCGGGAATGGCGGCGTCCGGGACGGCCGGCGTCTCCATGGGCGTGCCCGCACTCACTTGCTCTCCACCTTCGTCGTGCTCGGTCATGTCTCCAGCCCCCGTCGTTCTTCCGGGGTGCCCGCGGTCACGGGCTCCCCGCTCCCATTCTCCCCGGACCCGACCTCGACGGTCGGCTCCCAGCCCTCTTCGACCCCGACGGCCGACTCATCGACGGTCGGCTCCCGGCCCTCTTCGGCCCCGACGGCCGACTCATCGGCGGCCGGCTCCCGGTCCTCTTCGACCACAGCGGCCGGCTCGTCGGCGGCCGGCTTCTCTTCGGCCATGGCGATCGACTCGTCGGCTATCCGCCTGTCGGCGAGCGTCTCCTCTTCAACCGCGGCGGGCGACTCGTCAGCCGTCGGCTCGTCGGCGAGCGGCTTCTCTTCGGCCACGGCGATCCGCTCGTCGGCAGTCGGCTCGGCGGTGGTCGGCTCGGCGGCGGTCGGCTTCTCTTCGGCCGCGGCCCGCTCGACGGCCGTCGGCTCGTCGGCGGTCGGCTCCTCTGCGGCCGCGGCCGTCGGCTCGTCGGCGGACGGCTCCTCCTCGGCCGCGGCGGTCGGCTCCTCTTCGGCCGCAGCGGCCGGCTCGTCAGCCGTCGGCTCGTCGGCGAGCGGCTCCTCTGCGGCCGCGGCGATCCGCTCGTCGGCGGTCGGCTTCTCCTCGGCCGTGGCGGTCGGCTCGGCGTCGTCCAGGATCTCGCCCGTGGTCATGTTGACCGCGGGGGCCGCGGGTGCCGCCTGGGCCAGGGCCACCGCGATCGCCTCGGCCGTCTTGCGGCCCACTCCGGGAACCTCGCAGATCTGGTCGATCGTCGCGGCCCGCAGCCGCTTCACCGAACCGAAGTGCTTGATCACCGTCCGTTTCCGGGCGTCACCGAGGCCGCGCACCTCGTCCAGCGGTCCGGCCTTGAAGCGCTTGGCCCGCTTGGTCCGCTGGTAGGTGATCGCGAAGCGGTGCGCCTCGTCACGGACCCGCTGGAGGAGGTACAGACCCTCGCTCGTGCGCGGCAGGACCACCGGGTCGTCCTCGTCGGGGACCCAGACCTCCTCAAGCCGCTTGGCGAGCCCGCACACAGCGATATCGTCGATCCCGAGCTCGTCCAGGGCTCGCTTGGCGGCCGCGACCTGCGGCTGCCCGCCGTCGACCACGACGAGCTGCGGCGGGTACGCGAACCGCTTGGGGCGGCCGTCCTCCTCCGTGGGCCCGAGGTCGGCGACCTCACCGGTCTCCTCGTCGACCCACTCCCCACTGCGCTCCTTCTCCGCGAGGTAGCGCTTGAAGCGGCGCGTGATCACCTCGTGCATGGAGCGGACGTCGTCCTGGCCCTCGAAGCCCTTGATCTGGAAGCGGCGGTACTCGCTCTTCCTGGCGAGGCCGTCCTCGAAGACGACCATCGACGCCACGACGTCGTCGCCCTGGAGGTGCGAGATGTCGTAGCACTCGATGCGCAGCGGGACGCTGTCCAGCTCCAGGGCGGTGGCGATCTCCTCCAGGGCGCGCGAGCGCGTGGTGAGGTCGGACGCCCGCTTGGTCTTGTGCAGGACGAGGGACTGCTGCGCGTTGCGCGCGACGGTCTCCATCAGGGCCTTCTTGTCGCCGCGCTGCGGGATCCGCAGCGAGACGTGAGCGCCGCGGCGCTCGGTGAGCCACTCCTGGACCGGCTCTATGGGGTCGGGCAGCGCGGGAACGAGGACCTCCTTGGGCACGGCGTCGCCGCGCTCCTCCCCGTACAGCTGCTGGAGGGCGTGCTCGACGAGGTCGCCGCTGGTGACCGCCTCGACCTTGTCGGTGACCCAGCCGCGCTGACCGCGCACGCGCCCGCCGCGGACGTGGAAGATCTGCACGGCCGCCTCCAGCTCGTCCTCGGCGAGGGCGATGAGGTCGGCGTCGGTGGCGTCGGCGAGGACGACGGCGCTCTTCTCCATGGCCTTCTTGAGGGCCTCGATGTCGTCGCGCAGGCGTCCCGCC from the Streptomyces venezuelae genome contains:
- a CDS encoding uridine diphosphate-N-acetylglucosamine-binding protein YvcK, with protein sequence MTPNRRSVRLSRLGRKRGTQPKVVALGGGMGLSASLAALRRITGAGDLTAVVTVADDGGSSGRLRDELGVLPPGDLRKALAALCGDDDWGQTWSRVIQHRFQSKGDLHEHAVGNLLIVALWEQLGDHVQALDLVGRLLGAQGRVLPMSAVPLELQALVRGHDPERPDDVDTVRGQATVALTPGEVQSVHVVPHDPPAVPEAVAAVLDADWVVLGPGSWFSSVIPHLLVPELLDALTETKARKVLSLNLAPQPGETEGFSPQRHLEVLARHAPKLALDVVLADEAAVPDRESLTDAAKRLGATVELAPVARPDGTPRHDPELLAAAYDRIFRMHGRIGPWR
- the rapZ gene encoding RNase adapter RapZ: MTEHDEGGEQVSAGTPMETPAVPDAAIPELVIISGMSGAGRSTAAKCLEDLGWFVVDNLPPALIPTMVELGARSQGNVARIAVVVDVRGRRFFDNLRESLAELESKNVTRRIVFLESSDEALVRRFESVRRPHPLQGDGRIVDGIAAERDLLRELRGDADLVIDTSSLNVHELRAKMDASFAGEEEPELRATVMSFGFKYGLPVDADLVVDMRFLPNPHWVPELRQYTGLNEEVAAYVFNQPGAKEFLDRYAEMLQLIAAGYRREGKRYVTIAVGCTGGKHRSVAMSEKLAARLASEGVETVIVHRDMGRE
- the uvrC gene encoding excinuclease ABC subunit UvrC, translating into MADPSSYRPKPGQIPDAPGVYKFRDEHRRVIYVGKAKSLRQRLANYFQDLAGLHPRTRSMVTTAASVEWTVVTNEVEALQLEYTWIKEFDPRFNVKYRDDKSYPYLAVTMNEQFPRVQVMRGAKKKGVRYFGPYGHAWAIRDTVDLLLRAFPVRTCSAGVFKNAARTGRPCLLGYIGKCSAPCVERVTAEEHRELAEDFCDFMGGRTGTYIRRLERQMTEAAEEMEYERAGRLRDDIEALKKAMEKSAVVLADATDADLIALAEDELEAAVQIFHVRGGRVRGQRGWVTDKVEAVTSGDLVEHALQQLYGEERGDAVPKEVLVPALPDPIEPVQEWLTERRGAHVSLRIPQRGDKKALMETVARNAQQSLVLHKTKRASDLTTRSRALEEIATALELDSVPLRIECYDISHLQGDDVVASMVVFEDGLARKSEYRRFQIKGFEGQDDVRSMHEVITRRFKRYLAEKERSGEWVDEETGEVADLGPTEEDGRPKRFAYPPQLVVVDGGQPQVAAAKRALDELGIDDIAVCGLAKRLEEVWVPDEDDPVVLPRTSEGLYLLQRVRDEAHRFAITYQRTKRAKRFKAGPLDEVRGLGDARKRTVIKHFGSVKRLRAATIDQICEVPGVGRKTAEAIAVALAQAAPAAPAVNMTTGEILDDAEPTATAEEKPTADERIAAAAEEPLADEPTADEPAAAAEEEPTAAAEEEPSADEPTAAAAEEPTADEPTAVERAAAEEKPTAAEPTTAEPTADERIAVAEEKPLADEPTADESPAAVEEETLADRRIADESIAMAEEKPAADEPAAVVEEDREPAADESAVGAEEGREPTVDESAVGVEEGWEPTVEVGSGENGSGEPVTAGTPEERRGLET